One genomic window of Syngnathus acus chromosome 11, fSynAcu1.2, whole genome shotgun sequence includes the following:
- the pygo2 gene encoding pygopus homolog 2 isoform X1, which translates to MAAESGRLLAGQGKRGKASQMKSPEKKKARKSTSQAAGFSHLTEFAPPPTPMVDHLVASNPFDDDFGPPSRPGGGGGPGGAPFLPSPGAGGGSGYGGAGRMGGGAMGFMGGPGGGQPGPGRRPPFGPPSGAGPPHHQLGFGGMPGYGGGGGSGGGGGAGGGGGFPPGGPSQFNIPPNFSPPMHPGSGFNPMLSPGAMGGPGGGGPPHPRFSMPPQQQHGQGGHPFNSPPLPGGGGPRGPPHGPMPPMGGMGPGQGMNMMSAMGGGPGGNMLGGLPGMPPQGQFPPSQDGPYPGPSPPGPGNEDGKNFGGGGPQPGPQQQQINLNPNGPPQPNNATPGPPPNSGPQQPGGDFPGHPDIQQPNAGTPGQPSSAQPQPNPNSSPGGPLNGSGQAQHPPPNNANTPNSNNSAQQQSTPPNSAQGSVSHNQQNNNLGSGGPMPNTGPNSGQNNLSNNNGGNTPGSNPNPPSNSTSTPNTQSPLPPGPSAPSAGPGSGPGKLGGPGMVFPCGLCVSEVHDDQDAILCEASCQRWFHRDCTGLTEPAYGLLTRESAAVWACDFCIKTKDIQAVFVRQGLGQLVAANES; encoded by the exons ATGGCTGCCGAATCGGGGAGACTACTGGCGGGACAAGGAAAACGAGGCAAAG CCTCACAAATGAAGAGCccagagaagaagaaagcgAGGAAGTCCACGTCACAG GCGGCGGGGTTCTCGCACCTCACAGAGTTTGCGCCCCCTCCCACGCCTATGGTCGACCACCTGGTGGCCTCCAACCCATTTGACGATGACTTTGGACCGCCATCGCGGCCCGGCGGAGGGGGCGGGCCTGGCGGTGCCCCGTTCCTACCCAGTCCAGGTGCAGGCGGAGGAAGCGGCTATGGCGGTGCAGGCCGGATGGGCGGCGGAGCCATGGGTTTCATGGGGGGACCAGGCGGTGGGCAGCCTGGACCTGGGCGCAGGCCGCCGTTTGGACCGCCATCAGGTGCTGGGCCACCTCACCACCAGCTGGGCTTTGGGGGGATGCCTGGTTacgggggagggggcgggagcGGCGGCGGTGGGGGAGCAGGTGGGGGTGGTGGGTTCCCTCCCGGGGGTCCGTCCCAGTTCAATATACCACCAAACTTTAGTCCCCCAATGCACCCCGGGTCAGGCTTTAACCCCATGTTGTCTCCAGGCGCTATGGGAGGTCCTGGAGGAGGGGGTCCACCCCACCCTCGATTTAGCATGCCGCCACAACAGCAACATGGACAGGGCGGGCACCCTTTCAACAGCCCACCGTTACCTGGTGGAGGAGGCCCTAGAGGGCCCCCGCATGGGCCCATGCCTCCCATGGGTGGCATGGGGCCCGGTCAGGGGATGAACATGATGAGTGCGATGGGTGGTGGTCCTGGAGGTAACATGTTGGGGGGTTTACCGGGCATGCCCCCTCAAGGACAATTCCCCCCTTCGCAGGATGGCCCGTATCCTGGTCCCAGCCCACCAGGACCTGGCAATGAGGATGGAAAGAATTTTGGCGGAGGAGGACCTCAGCCTGGTCCTCAGCAACAGCAGATCAACTTAAACCCAAATGGGCCCCCTCAGCCTAATAACGCCACGCCTGGCCCCCCTCCTAACTCTGGTCCACAACAGCCTGGAGGAGACTTCCCGGGCCACCCTGATATCCAGCAGCCAAATGCCGGCACTCCCGGCCAGCCGTCCTCGGCGCAGCCCCAACCCAACCCCAACTCCTCGCCTGGCGGCCCCCTGAATGGTTCGGGCCAGGCCCAGCACCCGCCCCCCAACAATGCCAACACCCCCAACTCGAACAACTCCGCCCAGCAACAGTCCACTCCACCTAACTCTGCCCAGGGCTCTGTCTCCCACAACCAGCAGAACAATAACCTCGGTAGCGGCGGTCCCATGCCCAACACGGGCCCCAATTCGGGTCAGAACAACTTGTCcaacaacaatggaggcaACACCCCTGGCAGCAACCCCAACCCGCCCTCCAACTCCACCTCTACCCCCAACACGCAGTCCCCCTTGCCCCCCGGCCCGTCCGCCCCCTCGGCAGGTCCCGGCTCAGGTCCGGGGAAGCTCGGCGGCCCCGGCATGGTGTTCCCCTGCGGCCTGTGCGTGTCGGAGGTACACGACGACCAGGACGCCATCCTGTGCGAGGCTTCGTGCCAACGCTGGTTCCACCGCGACTGCACGGGCCTGACGGAGCCCGCCTACGGGCTGTTGACCAGGGAGAGCGCCGCCGTGTGGGCCTGTGACTTCTGCATCAAGACCAAGGACATCCAGGCCGTGTTTGTACGCCAGGGACTGGGCCAGCTGGTGGCCGCCAATGAGAGctga
- the pygo2 gene encoding pygopus homolog 2 isoform X2, with protein MKSPEKKKARKSTSQAAGFSHLTEFAPPPTPMVDHLVASNPFDDDFGPPSRPGGGGGPGGAPFLPSPGAGGGSGYGGAGRMGGGAMGFMGGPGGGQPGPGRRPPFGPPSGAGPPHHQLGFGGMPGYGGGGGSGGGGGAGGGGGFPPGGPSQFNIPPNFSPPMHPGSGFNPMLSPGAMGGPGGGGPPHPRFSMPPQQQHGQGGHPFNSPPLPGGGGPRGPPHGPMPPMGGMGPGQGMNMMSAMGGGPGGNMLGGLPGMPPQGQFPPSQDGPYPGPSPPGPGNEDGKNFGGGGPQPGPQQQQINLNPNGPPQPNNATPGPPPNSGPQQPGGDFPGHPDIQQPNAGTPGQPSSAQPQPNPNSSPGGPLNGSGQAQHPPPNNANTPNSNNSAQQQSTPPNSAQGSVSHNQQNNNLGSGGPMPNTGPNSGQNNLSNNNGGNTPGSNPNPPSNSTSTPNTQSPLPPGPSAPSAGPGSGPGKLGGPGMVFPCGLCVSEVHDDQDAILCEASCQRWFHRDCTGLTEPAYGLLTRESAAVWACDFCIKTKDIQAVFVRQGLGQLVAANES; from the exons ATGAAGAGCccagagaagaagaaagcgAGGAAGTCCACGTCACAG GCGGCGGGGTTCTCGCACCTCACAGAGTTTGCGCCCCCTCCCACGCCTATGGTCGACCACCTGGTGGCCTCCAACCCATTTGACGATGACTTTGGACCGCCATCGCGGCCCGGCGGAGGGGGCGGGCCTGGCGGTGCCCCGTTCCTACCCAGTCCAGGTGCAGGCGGAGGAAGCGGCTATGGCGGTGCAGGCCGGATGGGCGGCGGAGCCATGGGTTTCATGGGGGGACCAGGCGGTGGGCAGCCTGGACCTGGGCGCAGGCCGCCGTTTGGACCGCCATCAGGTGCTGGGCCACCTCACCACCAGCTGGGCTTTGGGGGGATGCCTGGTTacgggggagggggcgggagcGGCGGCGGTGGGGGAGCAGGTGGGGGTGGTGGGTTCCCTCCCGGGGGTCCGTCCCAGTTCAATATACCACCAAACTTTAGTCCCCCAATGCACCCCGGGTCAGGCTTTAACCCCATGTTGTCTCCAGGCGCTATGGGAGGTCCTGGAGGAGGGGGTCCACCCCACCCTCGATTTAGCATGCCGCCACAACAGCAACATGGACAGGGCGGGCACCCTTTCAACAGCCCACCGTTACCTGGTGGAGGAGGCCCTAGAGGGCCCCCGCATGGGCCCATGCCTCCCATGGGTGGCATGGGGCCCGGTCAGGGGATGAACATGATGAGTGCGATGGGTGGTGGTCCTGGAGGTAACATGTTGGGGGGTTTACCGGGCATGCCCCCTCAAGGACAATTCCCCCCTTCGCAGGATGGCCCGTATCCTGGTCCCAGCCCACCAGGACCTGGCAATGAGGATGGAAAGAATTTTGGCGGAGGAGGACCTCAGCCTGGTCCTCAGCAACAGCAGATCAACTTAAACCCAAATGGGCCCCCTCAGCCTAATAACGCCACGCCTGGCCCCCCTCCTAACTCTGGTCCACAACAGCCTGGAGGAGACTTCCCGGGCCACCCTGATATCCAGCAGCCAAATGCCGGCACTCCCGGCCAGCCGTCCTCGGCGCAGCCCCAACCCAACCCCAACTCCTCGCCTGGCGGCCCCCTGAATGGTTCGGGCCAGGCCCAGCACCCGCCCCCCAACAATGCCAACACCCCCAACTCGAACAACTCCGCCCAGCAACAGTCCACTCCACCTAACTCTGCCCAGGGCTCTGTCTCCCACAACCAGCAGAACAATAACCTCGGTAGCGGCGGTCCCATGCCCAACACGGGCCCCAATTCGGGTCAGAACAACTTGTCcaacaacaatggaggcaACACCCCTGGCAGCAACCCCAACCCGCCCTCCAACTCCACCTCTACCCCCAACACGCAGTCCCCCTTGCCCCCCGGCCCGTCCGCCCCCTCGGCAGGTCCCGGCTCAGGTCCGGGGAAGCTCGGCGGCCCCGGCATGGTGTTCCCCTGCGGCCTGTGCGTGTCGGAGGTACACGACGACCAGGACGCCATCCTGTGCGAGGCTTCGTGCCAACGCTGGTTCCACCGCGACTGCACGGGCCTGACGGAGCCCGCCTACGGGCTGTTGACCAGGGAGAGCGCCGCCGTGTGGGCCTGTGACTTCTGCATCAAGACCAAGGACATCCAGGCCGTGTTTGTACGCCAGGGACTGGGCCAGCTGGTGGCCGCCAATGAGAGctga